CGGTACGGACAGCTCTCTTCCGTTTTCCGGCCTTCCGGCTCCCCTTCTACTGAAACATATAGCCCATACATTCCGGCATGGTACAGATAAAACACGCCTCGCGTCCACCTCTGCGTAGACGAAAAAACTCCCTCTGCTCCCCCTTCGGAAAACGGCGGCCGTCTCCCGCCTGCATCGCCCACGACAAAAAGCATCCCGCACCGCGTATCCGGCAACGCAGAAAACACCGGAAGACAACATGCAACGTGCAACGAAAAACATGCAGGCTCCGCCTTTCGAAAAGGTAAACGGAGCCTGCAGCAGAGAACGGAGTCAGGACCACCCGTAGAACGGGTGGCTTGACCAGCCCTGTAAGGGCTTGTTACTTACTCGCGCCTTAAGGGCGCCGGCTTGAACTTCTCTAGTCGGCGCCCTGCCTTTTTTTCAACAGTTCAAGCCCCCATGTACTTTGACTCTTAGCCTGCTCNTGCAACGTGCAACGAAAAACATGCAGGCTCCGCCTTTCGAAAAGGTAAACGGAGCCTGCAGCAGAGAACGGAGTCAGGACCACCCGTAAAACGGGTGGCTTGACCAGCCCTGTAAGGGCTTGTTACTTACTCGCGCCTTAAGGGCGCCGGCTTGAACTTCTCTAGTCGGCGCCCTGCCTTTTTTTCAACAGTTCAAGCCCCCATGTACTTTGACTCGTAGCCTGCTCCTAAAGGAGCTTTCCCTGCTTTGGACTGAACGGATCCGTATATTCCCTGCACGTCCTCTTATCAAGCATGATATCTTCTCTATCCTGATCCCGTATATATTTCCTGATCGTTGCTTCGTTCAAACCTGCTGTGCTGACGTAATATCCCACGCTCCAGAATCTCCGATTGCCATACCGGTATTTCAGCTGGGAAAATTTATCAAAAATCATCAGTGAACTTTTACCCTTTATATACCCCATAACCGACGATATCGCATACTTCGGCGGTATCATGACAAGCATATGCACATGGTCTATCATCATATGTCCCTCAATAATTTCGATTCCCTTGTAATTACAAAGCTGTCGTATTATTTTTCCTATTTCTTCACGGTATTGCCCGTAAATCACTTTTCTCCTATACTTCGGAGTGAAGACAATATGGTACCTACACAGCCATTTCGTATGTGCCAGATTTTGTTCTTTCGCCATAAAAAAACACCTTTTCGATGTGGACGGGAGCCTGAACAACTCCGTCTTATCGAAAAGGTGTTTTTTTAGGTATAACCATTTTGTGGTCCACCCGCTAAGCGGGTGGTTTTCTGTTTCGGTCGCTTCCGCTCCCTCAACTGCCTGAAGGCCTTAATGCAAAAAGGGCCGCGAAAAGAATTTCGCGGCCCTTACATACTGACTGGTGCCCAGGGGGAGACTCGAACTCCCACGCCATTCGGCGCTACCACCTCAAGATAGTGTGTCTACCAATTCCACCACCTGGGCACGAGCTGGAACTTATAGAAATTCGCCCGCCTTGGCAAGCATTTTTTTCATCCCGTCGCAAAAAAATATTCCTGAGCCTTTTGCGCCGCTCCGTGAACGGAAAAATGAGGAATATCCTCCCCA
This genomic stretch from Mailhella massiliensis harbors:
- the tnpA gene encoding IS200/IS605 family transposase, translating into MAKEQNLAHTKWLCRYHIVFTPKYRRKVIYGQYREEIGKIIRQLCNYKGIEIIEGHMMIDHVHMLVMIPPKYAISSVMGYIKGKSSLMIFDKFSQLKYRYGNRRFWSVGYYVSTAGLNEATIRKYIRDQDREDIMLDKRTCREYTDPFSPKQGKLL